In Phaseolus vulgaris cultivar G19833 chromosome 10, P. vulgaris v2.0, whole genome shotgun sequence, a single genomic region encodes these proteins:
- the LOC137816050 gene encoding uncharacterized protein, which produces MAEDFPTIISKAVESSTRKLQDDLFALRTENSTIRIEAERLSCNLTLAKIEHSRVEDAMSTELRVARKEATDLRHKVQLLAQEKIELESKIVPYRVKMADLEALIKADAAKVKNLEKRSADWEVFLGKVEKERDDTMAKLAEANEEKGKLAAELGQVQAESKKATEDLPQAQEAVEELKKQTEELKKQAEELKQQNEGQKKQVEDLELSSAQILAAGFEAAREQFACLYPDLDLAMVSLNNEVVDGKVVPTED; this is translated from the coding sequence atggcagaggacttcCCCACCATCATCtccaaagctgtggagagctctaccaggaagctccaggatgacctcttcgcactccgaactgagaacagcaccataaggattgaggcggagaggttatcctgcaatcttacACTTGCcaagattgaacactcccgagtagaagatgccatgagcaccgagctccgggtggcgcgcaaggaggccactgatctacgccataaggtgcagcttttggctcaagagaaaattgagctggagagcaagattgtaccTTACCGCGTCAAaatggctgacctggaggccttaatcaaagctgacgccgccaaggtgaagaacctcgagaaaaggtcagccgattgggaggtcttcctgggaaaggtggagaaggagagggacgacaccatggctaagcttgccgaagccaacgAAGAGAAAGGGAAGCTCgccgctgaactgggccaggtgcaggcagaatccaagaaggctACTGAAGACCTTCCTCAAGCTCAAGAAGCAGTCGAAGAACTGAAGAAACAaactgaagagctgaagaagcaagctgaagagctgaagcagcagaatgaGGGGCAAAAGAAACAAGTCGAAGATCTTGAGTtgagctctgcccagattctAGCTGCTGGATTTgaggccgcccgggaacagttcgcctgcttgtatCCTGATTTGGATCTTGCCATGGTGTCCctgaacaacgaggtggtggatgggaaggttgttcctaCTGAAGACTAA